The Clostridia bacterium region CTCCATCATGCTCAAGCTGCAGGACGATTACCGGTGCCACAATATCAACCTGGTCACCCCTACCCATTTCGTCCCCGGTATTCTCGAAGCGGTGGCTTTGGCCGCCGAACAAGGTTTAACCGTGCCCCTGGTCTACAACTGCGGCGGTTATGAGAGCTTGGAGACCCTGGCTTTGCTTGACGGCGTCATTGACATTTATATGCCTGACATTAAATATGCTCAACTGGAACGGGGTTTAAAATACTCGCAAGTCAAGGACTATCCTGAAATCGCCCAAAAAGCCTTAAGGGAAATGGACCGCCAGGTGGGGGGCTTAAAAACGGATGCCGGCGGGTTAGCTTACCGGGGCCTCCTTATCAGGCACCTGGTGCTGCCCGGCGGTTTGGCAGATACGAAGGCAGTCCTCCGTTTCATCAAAGAGGAGCTCTCCCCGGACTGCCTGGTCAACTTGATGGACCAGTACTACCCGGCCCACCAGGCCCATCGCTATCCGGAGCTGTCAAAGAGGCTGTCCCGCCGGGAATATGAAGCCGCCTATGCCTATGCCGGGGAGCTCGGCCTGAGACTGGTGTAGCCCCACCGCTCCCGTCCCTCTTTCATACTCCAACGGCAGCCATAACAAGCGGTATTAATCAGTGGCCGGTGACGTCAACAGCGGTGGTCAGACTTCCGCCGTCAGACGTCAGGTTTGCATTTTCATCCTCCCGGGTCTCAAAAGCCCTTCCGGTCTATGTCTAAACACGGCTTGCCTCTTTGGCAACTATGCAAAAAACCGCCTTGCGGCGGTTTTCAACTACATGACTGCTTCAGCATAAACGCTGACTTGTGTTTTATCGCGGCCTTTCTTCTCATAGCGGACGACGCCGTCCACCAACGCAAACAAGGTATGATCCTTGCCCAATCCTACGTTCACGCCGGGATGAATCTTGGTGCCTCTTTGACGCACCAGGATGTTGCCGGCAGCCACCACCTGACCGTCGTGCCTTTTGATCCCCAGTCGCTTGGCTTCACTGTCCCGGCCGTTTCTGGAGCTGCCAACACCCTTTTTATGCGCAAAAAGCTGTAGATCGATTCTCATCATCGTGTCCACCTCCTCTTGTGGATCTTGAAATACTTCCCGTAATCCGGTTCTAACGCCTTCAATCCCAATTCCATGGTTTTCAACACTACTTGGGACAGTTCTTCCTCTTTGGCACTGAGATCACCAGGCAGGACGCAGCGCAGCCAGCCTTGTTTGATCTCCGTTTCCGGTGCCTTGGACAAAAAATGGCTGAGACCGATGACCGCCGCCTGGCTGAGCACGGAAACGGCGGCGCAAACAATGTCCTGGCCGTAGGGCGCGGCACCGGCATGACCCTTTACACAAAAGGCCCGCAGGCTCTCCTGATCATCATAGAAAAGCTCTACGGTGATCATGGTTTAGCCTTGAATTTTCTCCACTACTACTTCCGTATAAGGTTGGCGATGACCGTACTTGCGGCGGTAATTCTTCTTGGGCTTGTACTTGAAGACGATCACCTTTTTGCCCCGGCCGTGGCCTTGGACTTTAACGGTGACTTTGGCTCCCTCCACGTAGGGATTGCCAACCTTCACTCCTTGCTCGCCGGCAATCAACAGCACCTTATCCAGTTCGACTACTTCTCCTTCCCCGGCGGCCAATTTCTCCACGCGGATGACGTCCCCTTGGCTAACCCGATACTGCTTACCGCCGGTTTCCACGATTGCGTACATAGACTTACCTCCTCGTAAAGACTCGCTGAACCCAGGTGGCCCATGCGCTTGAAACCTGGCTCAAGCGGTTTTAAACGATCCAACGAATAATCTATCACAATCCACAACTCATGTCAAGGATACAAAATGGCAGCCCATCAGAGCCCGGTAGCCCAGCATGGCCTGTTCCAGTTCCGTCAAATCAATGAATTCGTCAACGATATGGGCCTGGTGCTCATGGCCGGGGCCGAAGCCGATGGTAGGGATACCTCTTTTTCCCATGCTGGCGCTGCCGTTGGTGCAGAAGCGGTAAGCGGAAACCTGCGGGGACAGCCCGGCTGCCCGTAAAGCGGTTAGACTTTGCCGGACGTAGGGATGTTCCGGCGGCAGCTGCCAGGCAGGGAAGAACCGCTTATTGAGAAATTGATAGCCCGTATAGGTCCGGTGCTCCCCGGCGGCAATCTCAAAAGATACCTGTAGGTTCGGGTTTTCTTCCCTGAGTCCGGTTACCAGTTCCTGCAAGCCTGCCAAAATTCCTTCTTCCGTTTCCCCCACCAGCAGCCGCCGGTCGTAAGTGGCAAGAGCCGCATAGGGTATCACCGATTGACCCGGGTAAGGATGGGAAATCATATCCGTGAGCACCATGATGGCGTCCCCCAAAAGGGGGTCATGGCCCAACTTCGCCCGGCGCAGGGCCCGGATCGCGTCCGCCAGGTGTTCCGCGGCATTCACCGCCAGTGCCGGATTGGAGGAGTGGGCGGACTTGCCGGTGGTCCTGACCAATATCTCCGCCCTGCCCCGCTGGCCTATTTTCAAGTTCAGCTCCGAAGCTTCCCCGATGATGACGAGATCGGGCCGCACCCGGTCCAGCACCAGTTCGAAGCACTGTCCTTCCGCCACCTCTTCCGAGACGGTGCCGCTGATGTAAATATCGCCGAAGGGCCGTTCCGGGCAGTGCGCCAGTTGGGCCCCGGCATAAAGCATCGCCGCCAGGGCTCCTTTCATATCCGCCGCTCCCCGGCCGTACAGTTTCCCGTCCGCCACCTCGCCGCCAAAGGGGTCATAAGTCCAGGCCGATGCATCACCCGCACCCACCGTATCCAGGTGGGCGTCAAACAGGAGCTTCGTGCCGCCCCGGCCCCGGATGACCCCGATCACGTTACCGGCCTCATCAATGACTGCTTCATCATACCCGCTCTCCAGCATGTAATCCCGGACAAACCCGGCCAGCTCTTGTTCCGCACCGGTGACACTTTTGATCCGGATCAACTGCCGGGCTAACTCCACCAGTTCCTGCGTTGCCATCTGTTCGTCCTCCTTATAATCTTCTTGCTTGGACTCCGGCAGCGTCGACGTGGACGATCTCCAAGCTGCAGCCTGCCTCCGGCTCCGCTTCCCCTCTCTCCTCCACCAGGTGCACACCGTACTGCGCCAGAAAAGCAGGGGTCACCCCTTTCCACCTGACCACCTGCCCTGCTTCAAAGGGCAAAAACAGCCGGTCTACCGCTGCCGGGCCCGCCGGTTCCAAGTGGATGTATTCCCGGTGGCAGCCCGGCCGCCCCACCACCAGGATCTCTTTACCCGTTTGGGCTTCCAACTCCGCCAGGGGTTCCTGGAGGAAAAACAGGGCTACCTGAGTATTCAAATGAACGGCAATCAAAGGAGAACTAACGGTACGAGCCAGTTGAAACAGTTTTTCCAAAGCCTGCCCGGCCACCCGCTGGATTTTCAACACTCGACCGTGCCCTTTACAGTAAGGACAGTTACTCAGCCACTGCCCGGCCAGGCTCCGGTTAGTTTTCTTGCGGCTGATTTCCACCAGCCCCAGCTTGGTCAAGCCCAGCACCTGGGTTTTCACCCGGTCCTTTTGGGCTTGCCGTTCCAGTTCCTCTAGCACCTGTTCCCAGTCTTTTTCCCCGGGC contains the following coding sequences:
- the rplU gene encoding 50S ribosomal protein L21, which produces MYAIVETGGKQYRVSQGDVIRVEKLAAGEGEVVELDKVLLIAGEQGVKVGNPYVEGAKVTVKVQGHGRGKKVIVFKYKPKKNYRRKYGHRQPYTEVVVEKIQG
- the rpmA gene encoding 50S ribosomal protein L27, which gives rise to MMRIDLQLFAHKKGVGSSRNGRDSEAKRLGIKRHDGQVVAAGNILVRQRGTKIHPGVNVGLGKDHTLFALVDGVVRYEKKGRDKTQVSVYAEAVM
- a CDS encoding radical SAM protein; translation: MREQVPGYRKLWSGGELKRRVALAKEHLAECRLCPHRCMVNRQEKRGVCRAPHRPVVAGYGPHFGEEPPLVGRHGSGTIFFGFCNLQCVYCQNWDLSFGGTGTPVSAQELASIMLKLQDDYRCHNINLVTPTHFVPGILEAVALAAEQGLTVPLVYNCGGYESLETLALLDGVIDIYMPDIKYAQLERGLKYSQVKDYPEIAQKALREMDRQVGGLKTDAGGLAYRGLLIRHLVLPGGLADTKAVLRFIKEELSPDCLVNLMDQYYPAHQAHRYPELSKRLSRREYEAAYAYAGELGLRLV
- a CDS encoding ribosomal-processing cysteine protease Prp, with the translated sequence MITVELFYDDQESLRAFCVKGHAGAAPYGQDIVCAAVSVLSQAAVIGLSHFLSKAPETEIKQGWLRCVLPGDLSAKEEELSQVVLKTMELGLKALEPDYGKYFKIHKRRWTR
- a CDS encoding YgeY family selenium metabolism-linked hydrolase yields the protein MATQELVELARQLIRIKSVTGAEQELAGFVRDYMLESGYDEAVIDEAGNVIGVIRGRGGTKLLFDAHLDTVGAGDASAWTYDPFGGEVADGKLYGRGAADMKGALAAMLYAGAQLAHCPERPFGDIYISGTVSEEVAEGQCFELVLDRVRPDLVIIGEASELNLKIGQRGRAEILVRTTGKSAHSSNPALAVNAAEHLADAIRALRRAKLGHDPLLGDAIMVLTDMISHPYPGQSVIPYAALATYDRRLLVGETEEGILAGLQELVTGLREENPNLQVSFEIAAGEHRTYTGYQFLNKRFFPAWQLPPEHPYVRQSLTALRAAGLSPQVSAYRFCTNGSASMGKRGIPTIGFGPGHEHQAHIVDEFIDLTELEQAMLGYRALMGCHFVSLT